atctttcctctctttttgcGTTTCAGtactagtatttttttaaacttgtaagGATTCTTCATAAACTAGAGGTCCATAGACCATTTAAAGCAGTCTTTATAAGCAAATGTACATACTCTGACATGCTTTTGTGAGGCAGTTAGTATCAAAATCCAATAGCATTTCTTACAGAACCATATGACTTTCTGCGATGCAGATAtacatttcatttctaaaaaGCCACAGTTCTTTTTCTACATCTGCTTTCATTAAATCCCCAGGATTCATTCAtaaaactgctgctgttccaAATGCTGATGCTGTTATCCCCTCTGTGGATTAAGATGTACACCCAGTCTGGTGACATCATCGTGTGGAAGATTGATAAGCAGGAAAATACCCTCCCCAAATCCAGATAGTCTTTTCTATCTCTAAATCCTCACGATTCGTGTCACCCAACAGTGCAATACGATGAAGACACGTGTCTGTGCAGGCTAAGGGTCTTCTTCCATCAAAGGAATctctagggggaaaaaagaaatagcatttGATTGCTGATTGTACCTTCCCTTTTTACTTTTGCAGAGTATTAGTATTAGCAATTTGACCAAAAAAGGAATGGACATTGCAAAAATCTGACAAGACATATGGTATTGCCAGTTCTAGACCCACTTACATTCTAACACCCATCCTACTAAAACCACccagcttttccaaaaaaaaaaaaaaaaaagttaggccCACAAAAACCTAAATGCAAACATCTTTTCTACTACATTAATCACTGAAACAGCATTCAGAGTAGGCAGGGACTTTTACTGGCATCGTaatttctccctcctccttctaGCTGTCCTCTTCCTCTTGTGATACCATTGAAAGTTAGTCCCAGCCCCATGAAGCAGGAAGACTTCCTTCACCCAGACCTTCACCCACACTGAATTTAGGACACTGGGCTTCAGCTCTTTGCCTAGTGACTTCTAGTGACAGTGGAGGGCAGGATCAAAGCCACTCCATGGAAATGTCTCCAAGGAAAGCTATCTGGCTTCCTTAACACGCTGAGCAGCGCACCATACAGCTCCATTGGAACTCAATGCAATGATACCAATGCATGCTCACgttcattttaaatgcagacaGTAACGTATGGCAATCCCCCTGCTCCTACATGGTCCTGTGGGTATGTTCCCCTTATGCTGTGACTCCCATGCCCATGGCTCGACGCATACATGCCCCAGACTGAACAGTTTGCTCTGTGCACAGACACTATGAGTTTGTTAATAAAGGCTGCTAATTTTGACTGAGTATGAAAACATgatttgctttccattttaagaagaaaatcctGTTCTTTGCTGTAAAAGCCATGGCATCTGAGGGAGCTGTGAGCGTAGGAGTTGAGGAGCAGATGAACAGACCAACACAGGCAAGATGATGGTTGGCTTCGCTGCTGTACACAGGTGCTTCCTGACATTCCTGTTGGTGAGACTGCTGTTATGGGGTCTGGACAGGAACCTTCTGGCCTGGGGTTCAAATCCCTTGCACCACAGGTAGCAAGGATGTATCGCACACACAATGCTCTATGACCATGGAATAGTACGATTAAAAAAATGTCCAAATTAGGATGTGGACAAAAACGTGGAGAAAGGACAAGCAAGTCAGCTGGGTTTACTCCTGCTCTGACAGTACAAACGATGGCTCCTCTTTATGGACTCACTTACTGCACCTATGCAAGACTCACCATCTGCAATATCGATCCGCAGACTCGTGGATGCAGCCTCCCCGGCAGTGCTATGGGATACGTCAGTTCGATCTGAACCGGgaagtgctgctgcctggcatgCCGGGGACGGGTACAAACTTTGGAGCAGTTCAGAGCAGCCCGATCTGCTGTCAGAGGTCTCAGACTCACTAGGCAGCATGTCTGTGATCCTGGGGCCAGGATAAGCGGGAGGATTCTGATCTTCTGTCTGCAAAATGTGCCCCTGGTCCGCGGTAGCCGAGTATCCGGGTGCTAGAGCATTCAAGCCGCTGCTTACAGCTTCATCGTAGGAAGGCAGCATGACAGGAACGCCATCCACCACCACAAAGTCGGGGTCACCCATGGAGCCCTCCTGGTTGCCTCTACGTCAAACACAGACGAGTTATGACAGACAGCAGGAGCACGTCAGAATCACCTCAGAGCTACTGCTGAACTTaagcaaacacagcactgtcTAGTCATGCAAAATGAAGCTACAGGGTCATTAACATTCACAGAAACGCTTCCTTCACAGGTTTGCAAAACTTTGTTCAGGTTGACAGTCAGGGGGAATCTGTTACAATTGGAAAAATGAAACCAGTAACGTGAAGAACAGTttggggatgggaaggagaacagGTGCTTGGAAGAGATAAGGAGCACCgtttgctgtgctgtgcccggCAGGTATCACGGATATAAAATCACAGATGTAGTTCACCAGTCAAAAGTGTCTGAACCCCTGGCAAGATGTGTGCTAAAGCACAAAAGTGTTTACAGCCCACGTAAGCGGGCACTGAGATGACTACTGCTGGATGACAGGGCTTTGGTGGCCAGATTTTTGGTCTCCTTCAGGTTTTACTTTCAAAGGATGAAGGCTTCCTTAACCAGTACGCTaagctggtttcttttttaagcaaaacatttctatgAATTGGGAGGGTCTGTTAAACCCTAAAGTAGCTGTTTAGTAGCTAATTAAATCACAGTATAGTCCTAGCAGGAGGGAATGGGTCCCAGGACataaaaaaaactaaacaggAGAGGACAGAAAGCTATTTCAATAAGCTAGACAAGTACAGGCAATAAAGCTATCTGTAGTGCAACCCATTACCTCAGAGATCTTCCTAGTTACTTATGTATATGTATACTACTCCCCATATACTGTATATACGCAcgtatctatatctatataaatTGACACATTACTTATATAATGTGTATACTTTtatgtacatatatttatttaacattaagatcaccaagtcctTTCTGCTGCATTGGCATGGAGACATATTTACTCTCATACAGCTTTTTTACTGCTCCTTTCTGCAGGTGGTAGAATaaagagacaagaaaaagcaagtacAGGAGAGAAGTCACACAGTCCATAGCAAACTGAGCAGACTAGAAACTATAAAAAAGTGTAAACCCCAATACAGACCAGCTTTGCCTAAAACTCAGTATGCCTGcctttgtttctgcagttgtAAGGTGAcgataataataatagtaataccCACCTATCGGTCTCAGGAGGAATGCTGTGAGAGTCAGTGACAAATGCTCATAGCTACATGGTATTTTATACAGGTGTTTATGTAGAAGATGTTTATGAATTTTGGTGAAAATAATACTCATGAAGGGAAAGCAAACTTTTAATATAAATCTTtcaatagagaaaaaaatttctttcttaaaacttACATTACTAAGCCTACAGtagttaaaaaattaattccccCAGCACCtgaaaatgagtatttaaaaatactgtcagCTATTTTTACATGCAGAAGCCACAAttctcagcagcagagctgtaatTACTCCCAAAGCGGATATGgcaaactttgcttttttttgtcttcGTTGCAGAAAGGACtactgtggggttttgggggtgcCCTTCCACACTGTGGTTCAGAGACTTTTGCTCAGAGCAGAAGGCATCTGCAAGGCTTGTGGGCCACTCCATCTCCTCAGCAACAGTGCTGAAtgggaaaaccaaaccaaggcCCTCAGTCTGCAAAAAGTAGAAAACAGTACAAACCGTGGAAGGAAATGTGTCTTAAATTTGGTCTGGAACATCCTGGCTAAAATAACCAGTAGCAGTACTAATAAAACGCTGGTAGCAGTAAACGCCACTATTTTCCATGTAGTCAGGAGGGTCTCCTGGGTATTTGGCCAGGTTTGTTCTGTAACAAAAAAGCAATACAAGAGTTGTGCTTGATTATCACCgttattattttgtattaaacCTTCAGCAATACTCAGAAGTGCCAGTTAGGACAAGACATCTTTTATATGTATGTTGTAAAAAGACACATGAACCCAATGCCATATATCAAAAGCAACCTTAACATTAAGCTGCCACAGGGGCTGGACCTTGCTTTTTCcccttgacttttttttttgtacatgcAATCATGACCTTAGCTTATGTACACATAAAAATATCCAGAAGgtgttaaaaatacagatttgaagAGCTAACAAGTGAAATGGTTTAGGATCAGTCAGGATCTTGGAAACGTACTATATTTAATAGTATCTTAAAATCAATGTTCATCACTTAACCATGAAGCAGATGAAGTTCAGCCGGCATTACAGACCAAAAAATTTGCtctaaaaaaaaaggaatataagAGCATAGGAGAAATGACACTGCTGCTCTCGTACCTGTTTTGACACAGTATACTTGGTAGGAGGGGAACCACTCTCCGTACTGGCAGGTGATGTACTTGTAGTCGTTGGTGAGGGTGTAACCAGGATCGCAGTAGAACTCCACCACCGTCCCGTGGTTGTAACGCTCGCAAGGCCGCGGGTGGCAGATGTAGTCTCCATGACTCACCATTGGAGGTAGTGGACAAACTTGggcaaataaacagaaaaggagaaaaaacattaatgcCAGCAACTCAGCGCTGGGTAGCTTCAGCGTGTCAGAATGCACAGGGCACCCTTCAGGCTCTCTGCGGGTTGGGGTTTGTCTCGGCAGTACCAGagcactgctgctgggaggcCAGGTGCCCAGCCGCAGGACGGATGGATGCACACACCTCGCACGTGGCAACGCCTGCCGAGGGGTCCCTTCTGGCTCTCAGTGCCACCAGCAAGCTCTGCTGTCACCTGCTTGTTTAAAGGCCCGACAGATGGGATCTGGGAAGTTTCCCCATCctctgggggaaggggagggtgaAAGGAGGACAAAAGGGGGCCCATATGCCCATAAAATGGCTATatggggatggagggggacAGTCAAAATAAGCAGAACCCCTCTCCTCATGAAGCATCTCAAATGCAGCTGTAACATcctattttttgtttcattaacaTAATTAAATGGTTATATGCACTAATTAAATTCCTAAAtacttgctttcaaaaataagttTGCCATCAACTGTGCTGCAAGAGATGCACAGCACACAGTGTTGCTTAGGCACTTACAGTCTGTACCACTGTAATATTATTAAACTCCACCAGtgttatttgtgttttgttatcTCTGAACAGCCCAACTGACCTCAGCGGGACTGCTGGTGGAGAAAGGTCTTAAATGTAACAGAGGCCGAGTCTGTGTTAATTAAGTACAGTGGTTTACGTAAGGTTAGGTAAATAAGACAGAACTGCAATATAAACATGTGGAACTTTTATTGTAGACCCTGAAACAAGATGTCCTCTCACAAGGCTGGGCAGATGAACCTGATGGAGAACCGAGGGAGCACTCGCTAGGAAGCAGCGGCAGGGAACGCAGCTCGCAAGCAGTATTTTTATGAGAGGAAACTTTTCCACTGAGTAAGTGTTAGTTGATCACTATTTTCTTAAGTGCTTCTAacactgaggaaagaaaaaaaccaacaacaccTACAAAGTGTAATGAAGTCTCAAATGGCTACATACTGACCCAAAAAGGACTTAAATTACTGGATGGCTTGGTTTATTTCCCGTCCGAGGCAGGAGCTGACCGGCTCAGCGCCCCATCTACAGGCTGTTCCCTTCCCTTCATGCCTCCCTCACGCAGGCAAGACCTACTGCATtgatttaaataatgaaaatgccaTCTCTCGGAAGAAGAATCTTCCCAGAAATTACaattcagctgcttctctgtgaATCTTGTTACATGAATAAtgcatttcataaaaaaatacacaagatATTAAATGAATCTTCAAGAGAGGCTGATTACAATGTGCAGCAATGTCTATTCCCCATCCCCTGGGGacatggttttgtttgcattttcactGGCAAGGCTTAATAATAACTTGAAATCAGAGCAAGTAGCTCACATAAAAATTCACATCCTCAATACTCTGCATGCTTTCCAAAGTCTCTGggcccacaaaaaaaaaaaaagagtaatgcTTTACTGGGAAGTTAACTCAAGattgaaaacaattttcttaaGGCTAGGGCAAAGGTGTCGGACTCAAATAGTAGGAAAGCACCTTTTGTCCATATCAGGGATCAttcttccattaaaaagaaaacaatcagtGAAAGCAACAATTCTGGCCTACCATAAGGAAACCtggtatatttttattatctatGCTTAGAGCATGAGAACAAAGGAAGACAGCAATTTAAGCTCCATTGCAACCGAGTTTTGTCAAGCTACGGCAGGCTGCAAGAGATGTGTAGATGCCCAGTACCCTTCTAGCAATGAGCAAGTAGAGCACACCTTATCACAAAGAGCAACACTCAGAGAAATGAATTTTCCCCTCCAGCAATGTACCTGCTGCCTCAGCCCTAACCTCTTAATGTCATTAAGAGCCAAAGCAGCctgctgaataaaaaaaagcctcaaaactGGTGTCCCAGCAATGTGGATCAGCTCAGGAATGACACATTTCCAGGCAGATTAAAAACAATACACTGTGGGGACAACTCAGATACAGAGCTGTCAGTCTGTTTACAAATGGAGAGGCATCttataaaacctgaaaacaagAGCATCACTCTGTGTGGGATATATCCCCAgtgttaagaaaaagaaagagtgcCACCCATTCCACTGACACCCTCCATATTTCAAGTGAAATGCTTTTGTATTGGTGCTGCCTGGAAACTTCTGCAAACATTTCTTCAATGCACTGCCGAGCATTTGTTACTAATTATTAGTTACGAGTCAAGTTTTAAATGGTCATACCTGCCAACACCTCTTGCATTAAATACTCTTACAACCAGCAGATGCAATGGAGCAGGTTTGAAAATGAGGGTGCTTAGCTTCACTGAAAACAGTGCTTCATTCTTACATCAGCTGGCTTCTCACTCGCTCACCACCTCCTGTGAACTTTACGTTCAGCCAGTTTCAGGATCTCTCAACAGTTGTATGGGCAAACCAGCCCCCGTGTACAAACAGTAACGCTCAGGTTCACAGCCTCTTTGTCCGAATCAAGTCAAATGAGATACACTACAACAGAAAATGAACTTGCTTTGAGGCAGTTCGTGGTACACTGAGTCCCTTTCTCAGCTCGTGCCATTCCCATGGTCATCCTGGCCCAAGAtcctctgaagtcagtggaaggaCAGCCATGAATTGGCCTTAGTTTTGATCATAGAAAAGCAAGATTATGAAAGTCTGGAGAGCTGCAGAACACCCTTGGCTCCCAAAGACAGAAGATTTTTAGTGCAGAGCTAGTTGTCTTACAGGGTCAGGTCTCTTGTTTATGCTGGATACCAGTGTACGACACTGGTTACACAGATTAAAAGGAATGTGCCAGATCAAATATGGAAGAAAACTCAGGTGGCAAACCTAAGCCCACTGAAATTTTCTAGGCAAGTTAAAATTCTGGCATTCCCAGTGATCAGCCCTAATTGTATTTGGAAATTACAGGCCTTCAGGCAAATGCATCAAACCCACAGAATGAAAACAGTTGCAAACTGATTAAAACAAAGGTGTCTCTGACAAGTACATTTTTACCATCAAAGCCAACAGCAGTATGAATGATAAATAATCACAGAAAGAAGTGAATTTTACTTCAGGAAGCTCtaacagcttaaaaaaagccCTAGGTACTACAGCTGTTCTTAAATATGACATCAAATGTTTACTACCAATAGCTTTCAGCATCTTCACTTTATCAGGCTTTTGAGACTGCAATGTGCCAATTACAACATCCAGCATAGATAATCCAGTAGTATCTTCTGATGACCAACATTAAAAGACCACATGCGTGTGTCCTTAACTTTGGAGCTTGTCAGAGGAGTGGACATAATTCAGGCAGTGTGTGCTCGTGGTTCTGCAGCACGTGATCCTGGATCTGTCTTTGCAGAGCAATTGGCCACAGGCTGTAAGGGGATTTAGAGGAACTTTACAGCTCTGCATTCTCAGCTGAAAAGTTTAATCGTTTTCAAAAAGAATGAACAAGTGTGTTTATATGGCAAACAAATCCCTTCTGGAATGCTCAAGACACCTGTTACTCAGAAAAGTTGAAGGGAAGAATTCCTGATTTGATGGacttccctgcctgctcttAGAAGCTGCTGGAGCCAAGGGCTCTCCCCTGAGATCAGCTATGGGCTTTCTGCTCTGactgattttaaagaaagattagTGCTCTCAGGAAGAGCTTGAAACCTGGGGAGCTGAGCCTTCTGCTAGGAACACTGGCACATGCTGgcctggagcagaggcagaggcaggccCACCCGGTGGCATGCCCCCTCCGTCGCATGCTCCCCCCATCGCAGCCTCTGCACTGCAACAGCCGCATCCCTTGGGGCAGGGTCACCGCCAGGGtaccacaggctgcagccactTGCCCAGACACTGGAGGAATAAATGGGGTTCAGCCAATAATTTTTCCTATCCACTACAGCCAAGAAGCTTTTTAAACTCTGCCCAGAGGATGCTGCAGTAATTCTGCACTGTTGACACTGGAACCTTAGGAGGGAGAGAAGATATTTTGCCATTAGCATATTCTCTTTTAACACTGATGGCACAGAATAAAGATGAcacatcattttttaaaagccattagCAGAGAGATAACAGTGGAGTTAGATATTTACAGTGCTCAAAACCTTCTTTTTAGTCAGTTCAATGGCTAGTCAGTTTAGTCTTCGGTCAAAGTAGGTAGGAGGTAAATTATTCAGGTTTTGCCCCGCTTTTGTATGtgagtgaaaaaataaaagcaaaaaagccttGAAATACAGAGCActtgcttataaaaaaaaaaaaaaaaaaaaaaaagataggaaTAAGCTTGTTTTCCACCTTTGATTTTTTGCatagtatgattttttttctctagctaTTAGTCTGCCTTTCATGTAGGACATTAGTTGCTCGGTTAGCTGGGTTAGCAGAAAAACCCAGTGTAAGGCCAGCCATTACCTGTTTGACACAGGGATGGTCAGGGTTAGTGGCATTTGCacctaataaaaaaaacccaccatgcCTTCCAAACACACCGTGAATGTCTGTCTATTGAGCAGACAGGGAGAAAAGATTAGGGTGAAACTTCCTAATGAGAAAGACACAGATAAAAACCTGCCAGTTCCTACATGCAGGGAAAACACTGGTGTATCTCGCTAGATAGTCATCAGAGAGGTGGACACACTGTCTGGTTTGTTCACAAACTGGAAGAGAACAAGAGCTTCTCCTGACCCTCACTGGTCCTTCTTGTGCATATCAGGACACTAAGTAACACCAGAAAGCTGGACACCTGTCTTCTGTCTACTGCATTCCAACCAACGTTTAATTTGAGCCATGATTTACTCCATGAGACTGCAGAAGTACGAGTTCCAACAGGTCTGACCCATCGAGGGTAGCCTGGTCCCCACCTGAGACATTACTGGCTGGCTTCTGGGGCCTCGGTAAGGTTCCTTTTCCATACATTGCCTTCGGACAAACACATGCTTGCGTACAAATGatctgaaaattctttttttttttttacaggaacaTAGAAGATGAAGATTatgtttgttccttttcctgCATCTTTGTGAACACTGTGTTAATAACACTTGGTTCCTTGGTTACCTCAGCGTCATCACCCTTCAGaccttcagaataaaataaatactcaaCCAAGAAGCCTTTCTCTCTCGCATACGTCAACAATTCCTGTCCAGTTCACCTGACAGACCTGGCCATTTCCACAGGTATTACCAGCACATGAATCACACTTGCACCACACAATACAGAGCCCTAATTTCAAGCTCCTCGtcctctcacacacacataacAACACATTATAACACAGTCAGTATGGAGGGGTATGTAATGCCTATATCCTACATTCAGTTCATGGAACACCGGCATTACAATCTTTCACAAAGGAAAATGCTTCTTAATAGTTATGAGTTTGTAAAAAACAatcacacaaaaagaaaataaatcagtggtGTTCAAAAAAAGGTAGCTGTTAGATAGTTGTGGATTTTTAAACTCTGAAGACACTATACTGTTTAGAGAATTTGCTGATTTATTTGTTAGCCAAAAAGATCTCAAGACAAAAACCGGTAGACAAGAATTGGTATTTCTAGTGCAATATCAAATAGGGAAATGCATGGGCGAAAGGGGACTAGATGGCCAACAGGACGAGGAGGCAAAGGAAATTACTTCTGcactttaaatattaaaaccacTATTTCTCTATTCTATACTTAGATTTAAAATTCATAGtaaaaaacagaagtattttaattctaaaattgaaaaaaaaattctattaagTTGTCAGTATGGTAAGCGGGATGGAAGAAAAACTGTTGGATGCAACCACTCATATGCAGTTGAGAGCTtgaagaagaaatcaaaagatTTGTAAAAGGAAGGAAGTAGCAAACCCAGTTGCTTTAGAATAAGCCCTGTTAAAACATCTCAGTCTAGAACAGCTGCTTAACAAGAATTTATATCTAATGACACTCTTCAGAAATGGAAGCAGAACAGGAAGCATTACTAGAGTAACTTTTCATTTATCATGCGTATCGGCTTAACAGTATCTTAATGATACATTCCTGTAACAAATGCTGCTGGCATTGTGAAGGGAGACTTAGTGCCTATTATAGTTGTACTGGAACACTGAGAAAAACTTTGAGGCCACTGAATTTGTGTTTTGAAGGTGAAGACATGCTCTGAGGAACTTTTCTGATTGCTGAATCCCACAGCAAAACAACAGCACCAATAGTAATACCAGAATAGAAAGTCTGATGGAAACAGCTCAGTGAGCACTAATACAGAAAGCCTGACAGTAAACATGATCTAAAGTAACAATGCTGCAAGATGCTTGTTTTGAACTCTGAAGTTGCCAGTGAACTTATTTCTTGAAAGCCTACAGccagaattatttaaaatattgctagCAATTTCCAAAGTCTTTTCCATCTTAACCTTTCTCGATTACTTAACCTTCACAATGCCACTTAGATGTTTTCCCCTGAAAAGACACCTAACAGTTAAGCAACCTGTTCTCAACCATTCAGCAATTCCATGTTCAAGGAGCTAAGAACATACCTGAGGTCTCAGGACTCCAAGCTGCTTGCTCTACCCCTAGCCAAAAGTAATTACCCAGGGTAATTCTAACTAGCTGCAGTAGCCAGGTAAGCCTTTCAATATGCACACAGTGAGAAGCACTTTTCACCTTCTACAACGTGTGAAATGAATTGAATAAttaagtttttaatgaaaagctgcTTCTCTGGTCTAGCTTTGACAAACACCATCTTGCTGAAAATTGCTATCACTGACACCAGCTGTATGAGCTTAAATGAAACAGTATAAAACTAGTTGTAAGCCTATTTTAATAATAGTTGAATATTAGATGATTCCTAAGTGGAAACAGAAAGTGATTTACAATGACTTATCATACACAGAGCTTCCTTGTTACTGGAGTTACACATTGCAAAGCCCACTTTGCAGTTGCAGtcagctgagctcctgcaggAGCATCATGCCAAATTCACACTCATCCTCAACAATcctgctgttcccagcacacCTGTGAAACATTGATCTTAATACCAAAGGCTTTAGTTTCAAATGCATTTCACAACAGATATAGGATGAAACACACCCCAAGTGATCTTTCTCCTGtaaattttaagttaaaaagtgcaattttcatttaaaccacaaaaatttATGAGTTTGCAGCAACAGAGAACTAGGTGTTCTTTTAGCAAGAGGCCCATAATTACCTTTAAGGAATTGTTTATACTCATTATTCACATGGGAATGCTTGGACCACTGTGATCTCATTTACAGCAGATTGTTTTAGCTTTCTTCATCACTTGCTTCTagttttgttccttcttttctcGTGAGAGTTTGACTTTATGATTAGTAATGGCCTTTTTAGGACTCCAAGGAGCagatgctgggggctgcagagacACCTAACAAGCAGGAATCGGAGAGCTTCAAAACAAGCCAAGGCTTGGGTATTTGACTGGCGTCACAGTATAACCTCAGACCTGGAAAAGGTCAAAGCACTT
This genomic interval from Falco cherrug isolate bFalChe1 chromosome 13, bFalChe1.pri, whole genome shotgun sequence contains the following:
- the SUSD4 gene encoding sushi domain-containing protein 4; translated protein: MCHGKQASGGGALPAARRRALAAALWLQLALSLGPGPAAGGFDDLHACADPGAPEHGYKTPSAGVFFESVVVRFHCQEGYRLNGTSKKLCVRHFNGSLSWKPSDKPVCLQEVTDCLVPHVEDAEIHNKTYRTGDKLIISCHEGFQIRYPDLDNMVSICQDDGTWDNLPICQGCLRPLVLPHSYINISEFESSFPVGTVVYYQCFPGYKLEGAELLECMYNLIWSDSPPRCLDVEVCPLPPMVSHGDYICHPRPCERYNHGTVVEFYCDPGYTLTNDYKYITCQYGEWFPSYQVYCVKTEQTWPNTQETLLTTWKIVAFTATSVLLVLLLVILARMFQTKFKTHFLPRGNQEGSMGDPDFVVVDGVPVMLPSYDEAVSSGLNALAPGYSATADQGHILQTEDQNPPAYPGPRITDMLPSESETSDSRSGCSELLQSLYPSPACQAAALPGSDRTDVSHSTAGEAASTSLRIDIADEIPLMEEDP